In the genome of Streptomyces racemochromogenes, one region contains:
- a CDS encoding nitroreductase/quinone reductase family protein yields MNAPAPYYVQAGPFAVRFNALFGRLARLGISLAGTAELSVRGRTSGTMQRIPVNPHLHGGEQYLVSARGHSQWVRNMRVAGGGELRVGRKVRVFTAEELTDPAQKAAVLRAYLEKWGWEVDRFFQGVTARSTDAELRAAAEDHPVFRITVSH; encoded by the coding sequence ATGAACGCGCCCGCCCCGTACTACGTCCAGGCCGGTCCCTTCGCCGTCCGCTTCAACGCCCTCTTCGGCAGGCTGGCCCGCCTCGGCATCAGCCTGGCCGGCACGGCCGAGCTGTCGGTGCGGGGCCGCACCTCCGGCACGATGCAGCGCATCCCCGTCAACCCGCACCTCCACGGGGGCGAGCAGTACCTCGTCTCGGCCCGCGGCCACTCCCAGTGGGTCCGCAACATGCGCGTGGCGGGCGGCGGGGAGCTGCGCGTCGGCCGCAAGGTCCGCGTCTTCACCGCCGAGGAGCTGACGGACCCGGCTCAGAAGGCCGCCGTGCTGCGCGCCTACCTGGAGAAGTGGGGGTGGGAGGTCGACCGCTTCTTCCAGGGCGTCACCGCCCGGTCCACCGACGCCGAGCTGCGGGCGGCCGCCGAAGACCACCCCGTCTTCCGCATCACGGTGTCCCACTGA
- a CDS encoding TetR/AcrR family transcriptional regulator: MSTVRGARERARIEVTAAIKDEARRMLAAEGAAKLSLRAVARELGMVSSALYRYFPSRDDLLTALIIDAYDGLGGAVETADATALAAGATPRARWTAACAAVRTWALAHPHEYALVYGSPVPGYSAPLDTVGPASRVGNVLIGIVRTAYEGRGLALPPLPDALRPEARRMTADFAEGLPPAVTAALVASWAQLAGLVSFELFGQFNRVVEEREAFFAHAAGQLAHSVGLPAV; encoded by the coding sequence ATGAGCACCGTGCGAGGGGCCAGAGAACGGGCCCGCATCGAGGTCACCGCCGCCATCAAGGACGAGGCGCGCCGCATGCTCGCGGCCGAGGGCGCCGCCAAACTCTCGCTGCGCGCCGTCGCCCGCGAGCTGGGCATGGTCTCCTCCGCCCTCTACCGCTACTTCCCCAGCCGCGACGACCTGCTCACCGCGCTGATCATCGACGCCTACGACGGCCTCGGCGGCGCCGTGGAAACCGCCGACGCCACCGCCCTCGCCGCCGGCGCCACCCCCCGCGCCCGCTGGACGGCGGCCTGCGCGGCGGTACGCACCTGGGCGCTGGCCCATCCGCACGAGTACGCCCTCGTCTACGGCTCCCCCGTCCCCGGCTACAGCGCCCCGCTCGACACCGTCGGTCCCGCCTCCCGCGTGGGCAACGTCCTCATCGGCATCGTGCGCACCGCCTACGAGGGCCGGGGCCTCGCCCTGCCGCCCCTGCCCGACGCCCTGCGCCCCGAAGCGCGGCGGATGACCGCCGACTTCGCCGAGGGCCTGCCCCCCGCGGTGACGGCCGCCCTGGTCGCGTCCTGGGCGCAGCTCGCCGGCCTCGTCTCCTTCGAGCTGTTCGGCCAGTTCAACCGGGTCGTCGAGGAGCGGGAGGCCTTCTTCGCGCACGCCGCCGGGCAGTTGGCGCACTCGGTCGGACTGCCCGCCGTGTGA
- a CDS encoding spherulation-specific family 4 protein yields MAPARVLKALYAVALIVLLAAPAPAVPAAAEQTEPRPAPAPRAPGVRGLEIGVPAYVWAGDPMLTALTATTPAASVVVLNPGNGDAPFDGPWRARADALRAGTTATGEKTKVLGYVHTDHGARDLAAVKASVDNYLGPAGEDDGRLHVDGIFFDVVSRDCGPGNATRDHYAALRRYVQDAMHDADPDVDDLVVNNPGTAIADCYLEPGHRTADVFVTYEDTYAAYSTGGWQGNVFDAGGGYRPGTELDPSGTAFWHLVHEVPDSAAMRTALRTAFDRGAGYAYATSAAMPNPWNTSPSWKYRPQTAYAATLGGTAPSG; encoded by the coding sequence GTGGCTCCCGCCCGCGTACTGAAGGCCCTGTACGCCGTCGCCCTGATCGTGCTGCTCGCCGCACCGGCGCCGGCCGTACCCGCCGCCGCGGAACAGACGGAGCCGCGGCCGGCCCCCGCTCCCCGGGCACCCGGCGTGCGCGGCCTGGAGATCGGCGTCCCCGCCTACGTCTGGGCCGGCGACCCGATGCTGACCGCCCTCACCGCCACCACGCCCGCCGCCTCCGTGGTCGTCCTCAACCCCGGCAACGGCGACGCCCCCTTCGACGGGCCCTGGCGGGCCCGCGCCGACGCCCTGCGCGCGGGCACCACCGCCACCGGCGAGAAGACCAAGGTCCTCGGCTACGTCCACACCGACCACGGCGCCCGGGACCTCGCGGCCGTCAAGGCCTCCGTGGACAACTACCTGGGGCCCGCCGGGGAAGACGACGGCCGGCTCCACGTCGACGGAATCTTCTTCGACGTCGTCAGCCGCGACTGCGGCCCCGGCAACGCCACCCGCGACCACTACGCCGCGCTGCGCCGCTACGTCCAGGACGCCATGCACGACGCGGACCCGGACGTGGACGACCTCGTCGTGAACAACCCGGGCACCGCCATCGCCGACTGCTACCTCGAGCCGGGCCACCGCACGGCCGACGTCTTCGTCACCTACGAGGACACCTACGCGGCGTACTCCACGGGCGGCTGGCAGGGGAACGTGTTCGACGCCGGGGGCGGCTACCGCCCGGGCACCGAGCTCGACCCGAGCGGCACCGCGTTCTGGCACCTCGTCCACGAGGTCCCGGACAGCGCCGCGATGCGCACCGCGCTCCGCACCGCCTTCGACCGCGGCGCCGGGTACGCCTACGCGACGAGCGCGGCCATGCCGAACCCCTGGAACACCAGCCCCTCCTGGAAGTACCGCCCCCAGACCGCCTACGCGGCCACCCTCGGCGGCACCGCCCCGTCCGGCTGA
- a CDS encoding maleylpyruvate isomerase family mycothiol-dependent enzyme, whose translation MKITEYVETLAREGELLADEAERAGMDALVPTCPEWRVADLLRHTGAVHRWAAGFVREGLVEPVPFPEPPELPGAELPAWFREGHAELVRTLTQAPEGVACFTFLPTAPPSPLAFWARRQAHETTVHRFDAESARGTAFSEVAPEFAEDGVDELLTGFHARPRSRVRTEEPRVLRVRAADTGAVWTVHLSKEPARTVRGDTGEEPHCEVTGEASWLYAALWNRLPLSGPGVRGDESLARLWRQTAGI comes from the coding sequence ATGAAGATCACCGAATACGTGGAGACCCTGGCCCGGGAGGGCGAGCTGCTCGCCGACGAGGCCGAACGGGCGGGCATGGACGCCCTCGTGCCCACCTGTCCCGAGTGGCGGGTCGCCGACCTGCTGCGGCACACCGGTGCCGTGCACCGCTGGGCCGCCGGGTTCGTGCGGGAGGGCCTGGTGGAGCCGGTGCCGTTCCCGGAGCCGCCGGAGCTGCCGGGGGCGGAGCTGCCGGCCTGGTTCCGCGAGGGACACGCGGAGCTGGTCCGGACCCTGACACAGGCGCCGGAGGGGGTGGCCTGCTTCACCTTCCTGCCGACGGCGCCGCCGTCGCCGCTGGCGTTCTGGGCCCGGCGGCAGGCGCACGAGACGACCGTGCACCGCTTCGACGCCGAGTCCGCGCGGGGGACCGCCTTCTCGGAGGTGGCCCCGGAGTTCGCGGAGGACGGGGTGGACGAGCTGCTGACCGGCTTCCACGCCCGTCCGCGGAGCCGGGTGCGGACCGAGGAGCCGCGGGTGCTGCGGGTCCGGGCGGCGGACACGGGCGCGGTGTGGACGGTCCACCTGTCGAAGGAGCCGGCCCGCACGGTGCGCGGCGACACCGGCGAGGAGCCGCACTGCGAGGTGACCGGCGAGGCGTCCTGGCTGTACGCGGCCCTGTGGAACCGGCTCCCGCTCTCCGGCCCGGGCGTACGCGGGGACGAGTCCCTGGCCCGGCTGTGGCGGCAGACGGCGGGCATCTGA
- a CDS encoding alpha-ketoglutarate-dependent dioxygenase AlkB family protein, with product MDGKPPPHGRPSPPGEPSPQAELFPRERTEIAPGAVHLPDWLGPRRQRELLAACREWARPPAGLRTVRTPGGGTMTARQVCLGLHWYPYAYARTAVDGDGAPVKPMPAWLAELGRRAVTAAYGTPPPPSEAYDIALVNFYDGDSRMGMHRDAEERSGAPVVSLSLGDSCLFRFGNTASRGRPYRDVELRSGDLFVFGGPSRLAYHGVPKVLQGTAPPELGLTGRLNITLRVGGLGT from the coding sequence GTGGACGGGAAACCCCCGCCGCACGGGAGACCGTCGCCGCCCGGGGAACCCTCCCCGCAGGCGGAACTCTTCCCGCGCGAGCGCACCGAGATCGCGCCCGGCGCCGTGCACCTGCCCGACTGGCTCGGGCCCCGGCGCCAGCGGGAGCTGCTCGCCGCCTGCCGGGAGTGGGCCCGCCCGCCCGCCGGACTGCGCACCGTACGCACCCCCGGAGGCGGGACGATGACCGCCCGGCAGGTGTGCCTGGGCCTGCACTGGTACCCGTACGCCTACGCGCGCACCGCCGTCGACGGGGACGGGGCGCCGGTCAAGCCGATGCCCGCGTGGCTCGCCGAGCTGGGACGGCGGGCCGTCACCGCCGCGTACGGGACGCCCCCGCCGCCCTCGGAGGCGTACGACATCGCGCTGGTGAACTTCTACGACGGCGACTCCCGGATGGGCATGCACCGCGACGCCGAGGAGCGGTCCGGGGCCCCGGTGGTATCGCTCAGCCTCGGCGACTCCTGCCTCTTCCGCTTCGGCAACACCGCCTCGCGGGGCCGCCCGTACCGGGACGTCGAGCTGCGCAGCGGGGACCTGTTCGTCTTCGGCGGCCCGAGCCGGCTCGCCTACCACGGCGTGCCCAAGGTGCTGCAGGGCACCGCCCCGCCGGAGCTGGGGCTGACCGGCCGGCTCAACATCACCCTGCGGGTCGGCGGCCTCGGGACGTAG
- a CDS encoding ROK family protein, whose translation MNGNGAPLGAEDGSTASAASARTRLERGRGALGPALELVHTGRAPTRAVLTAELGVTRATAGAVAAELEALGLIRVDSRPGGAGGTQGRPSHRLAVDENGPVALAAQVHPDGFRAALVGLGGRIVATAPGKLTVSADPAQVLGAVVDAGARLLAESGRRCVGAGLAVPSAVAEPEGTALNPLHLAWPPGSPVRAIFAERVKAAGIDGPALTGNDVNLAALAEHRHGAGRSAQHLLCVATGHRGVGGALVLDGRLHSGSAGLALEVGHLTVNPEGRACHCGSRGCLDVEADPLAFLTAAGRTPGPEVSLLAQARDLLRTEYAQPSVRAAAEELIDRLGLGLAGLVNILNPDRIILGGLHRELLYADPERLRAVVADRSLWGRSGGVPILPCTLDHNSLVGAAELAWQPVLDDPLGTLGAAA comes from the coding sequence ATGAACGGCAACGGGGCCCCGCTGGGGGCGGAGGACGGGAGCACGGCGTCGGCGGCGTCCGCGAGGACCAGGCTGGAGCGCGGCCGCGGCGCACTCGGCCCGGCGCTGGAACTCGTCCACACCGGCCGGGCCCCGACCCGGGCGGTGCTCACGGCCGAGCTCGGCGTCACGCGCGCCACCGCCGGAGCCGTCGCCGCCGAGCTGGAGGCGCTGGGCCTGATCCGCGTCGACTCCCGCCCCGGCGGCGCCGGCGGCACCCAGGGCCGGCCCTCGCACCGGCTCGCCGTCGACGAGAACGGCCCCGTGGCGCTGGCCGCGCAGGTCCACCCCGACGGGTTCCGGGCCGCGCTCGTCGGCCTCGGCGGGCGCATCGTGGCCACCGCACCCGGCAAGCTCACCGTCTCCGCCGACCCGGCCCAGGTGCTCGGGGCGGTCGTCGACGCGGGCGCCCGGCTGCTCGCCGAGTCCGGCCGGCGCTGCGTCGGCGCGGGGCTCGCGGTGCCCTCGGCGGTCGCGGAGCCCGAGGGGACGGCCCTGAACCCGCTGCACCTGGCCTGGCCGCCCGGCTCCCCGGTGCGGGCCATCTTCGCCGAACGGGTGAAGGCGGCCGGCATCGACGGGCCGGCCCTGACCGGCAACGACGTCAACCTGGCCGCGCTCGCCGAGCACCGGCACGGCGCGGGCCGCAGCGCCCAGCACCTGCTCTGCGTGGCCACCGGACACCGCGGGGTGGGCGGGGCCCTGGTGCTCGACGGCCGGCTGCACAGCGGCAGCGCCGGCCTGGCCCTGGAGGTCGGCCACCTCACCGTGAACCCGGAGGGGCGGGCCTGCCACTGCGGCAGCCGGGGCTGCCTGGACGTGGAGGCCGACCCGCTGGCCTTCCTCACCGCCGCCGGACGCACGCCGGGGCCCGAGGTGTCGCTGCTGGCGCAGGCCCGGGACCTGCTGCGCACCGAGTACGCGCAGCCTTCGGTCCGGGCGGCCGCCGAGGAGCTCATCGACCGGCTCGGGCTGGGCCTCGCGGGCCTGGTCAACATCCTGAACCCGGACCGGATCATCCTCGGCGGACTGCACCGGGAGCTGCTGTACGCCGACCCGGAACGGCTGCGGGCGGTGGTCGCCGACCGCAGCCTGTGGGGGCGCAGCGGGGGAGTGCCGATCCTGCCGTGCACCCTCGACCACAACAGCCTGGTCGGGGCGGCGGAGCTGGCGTGGCAGCCCGTACTGGACGACCCGCTGGGGACGCTGGGCGCGGCGGCCTGA
- a CDS encoding ATP-binding protein: protein MISHSRRHCVVELQALPARIGQVRRIISAQLRHWQLDPLIDRAALGVTELLSNVHRHAQPDKACTVEIELRMGRLTVSVHDSDPRLPVRRTADGLETCGRGLALVEAVSEAWGARERPDGPGKVVWFSMRAAPAPAAPTRTVSIGVRKTVRKPARPVLAAVDARPVATGVPASVTLGAGPG, encoded by the coding sequence GTGATCAGTCATTCCCGCAGGCACTGCGTCGTCGAACTGCAGGCCCTGCCAGCGCGGATCGGTCAGGTCCGCAGAATCATCTCCGCGCAACTGCGCCACTGGCAGCTCGACCCGCTCATAGACCGGGCTGCGCTCGGCGTGACGGAGCTGCTCAGCAACGTCCACCGCCATGCGCAGCCGGACAAGGCGTGCACGGTCGAGATCGAACTCCGCATGGGGCGCCTGACCGTCTCGGTCCACGACAGCGATCCGCGGCTGCCCGTCCGCCGCACCGCCGACGGCCTGGAGACCTGCGGACGCGGCCTGGCTCTCGTCGAGGCGGTCAGCGAGGCCTGGGGAGCGCGGGAACGGCCGGACGGGCCCGGCAAGGTGGTCTGGTTCTCCATGCGGGCCGCCCCCGCACCGGCGGCGCCGACGCGCACGGTCAGCATCGGCGTGAGGAAGACCGTACGCAAACCCGCCCGCCCGGTGCTCGCCGCCGTCGACGCCCGGCCCGTCGCGACCGGCGTGCCCGCGTCGGTCACCCTCGGCGCCGGGCCCGGCTGA
- a CDS encoding PLP-dependent cysteine synthase family protein — MSTTGTTGTPVSNTAGSTAATTVDIDRSDAGYRAWLKEAVRKVQADANRSADTHLLRFPLPEAWGIDLYLKDESTHPTGSLKHRLARSLFLYALCNGWIHPGRPVIEASSGSTAVSEAYFAKLIGVPFIAVMPRTTSPEKCRLIEFHGGECHFVDDPMKMYEESADLAARTGGHYMDQFTYAERATDWRGNNNIAESIYQQLRLERYPEPAWIVATAGTGGTSATIARYVHYMQHDTRVCVPDPENSCFFDGWTHHDPHASSDCGSRIEGIGRPRMEPSFVPGAIDRMMKVPDAASVAACRALEQAIGRKAGGSTGTGLWSALKIVSEMLAEGRGGSVVTLLCDPGDRYLDKYYSDEWLAAQGLDIAPYTKTLQTLLETGEWREPQA; from the coding sequence ATGAGCACCACCGGCACCACCGGTACACCGGTCTCGAACACGGCCGGGAGCACGGCGGCGACGACGGTCGACATCGACCGCAGCGACGCCGGCTACCGGGCCTGGCTCAAGGAGGCCGTGCGCAAGGTCCAGGCGGACGCCAACCGCTCCGCCGACACCCACCTGCTGCGCTTCCCGCTGCCCGAGGCGTGGGGCATCGACCTCTACCTGAAGGACGAGTCCACCCACCCGACGGGCTCCCTCAAGCACCGCCTCGCCCGGTCGCTGTTCCTCTACGCCCTCTGCAACGGGTGGATCCACCCCGGCCGGCCCGTCATCGAGGCCTCCAGCGGCTCCACCGCGGTCTCCGAGGCGTACTTCGCCAAGCTGATCGGCGTCCCGTTCATCGCGGTCATGCCGAGGACCACCAGCCCGGAGAAGTGCCGGCTCATCGAATTCCACGGCGGCGAATGCCACTTCGTCGACGACCCGATGAAGATGTACGAGGAGTCCGCCGACCTGGCCGCCCGCACCGGCGGCCACTACATGGACCAGTTCACCTACGCCGAGCGCGCCACCGACTGGCGCGGCAACAACAACATCGCCGAATCGATCTACCAGCAGCTGCGCCTGGAGCGGTACCCCGAGCCCGCCTGGATCGTGGCGACGGCCGGCACCGGCGGCACCTCCGCCACCATCGCCCGCTACGTGCACTACATGCAGCACGACACCCGCGTCTGCGTCCCGGACCCGGAGAACTCCTGCTTCTTCGACGGCTGGACCCACCACGACCCGCACGCGAGCAGCGACTGCGGCTCGCGCATCGAGGGCATCGGCCGCCCCCGGATGGAGCCTAGCTTCGTGCCCGGCGCCATCGACCGCATGATGAAGGTCCCGGACGCCGCCTCCGTCGCCGCCTGCCGCGCCCTCGAACAGGCCATAGGGCGCAAGGCGGGAGGCTCCACCGGCACCGGGCTCTGGAGCGCCCTGAAGATCGTCTCCGAGATGCTGGCGGAGGGCCGCGGGGGCAGCGTCGTGACCCTGCTCTGCGACCCGGGCGACCGCTACCTCGACAAGTACTACTCCGACGAGTGGCTGGCCGCCCAGGGCCTCGACATCGCCCCGTACACCAAGACGCTCCAGACCCTGCTGGAGACCGGGGAGTGGCGCGAGCCGCAGGCCTGA
- a CDS encoding SRPBCC family protein has protein sequence MARRLRPVGLDFIEHAPTRLAFTARAAAAPDTVYRALADEVTGWPAWFRAVTLARPTGGGAGREIWLVGGVRFRETVVARDPGLRYAYRVDETNAPGMSALVEEWLLTPGPGAAGTLVRWTFAADGPAPVRLALAAARPGLGRSFRTAVRALDTRLAARPAP, from the coding sequence ATGGCCCGCCGACTCCGCCCCGTGGGGCTGGACTTCATCGAGCACGCCCCGACCCGGCTGGCCTTCACGGCCCGGGCCGCGGCCGCGCCGGACACCGTGTACCGGGCCCTCGCGGACGAGGTGACCGGCTGGCCCGCCTGGTTCCGTGCGGTCACCCTGGCCCGGCCGACCGGCGGCGGGGCGGGGCGGGAGATATGGCTGGTGGGCGGGGTCCGCTTCCGGGAGACGGTGGTGGCCCGCGACCCCGGGCTGCGCTACGCCTACCGCGTCGACGAGACCAACGCGCCGGGCATGAGCGCCCTGGTGGAGGAGTGGCTGCTGACCCCGGGACCGGGCGCCGCCGGGACCCTCGTCCGCTGGACGTTCGCCGCCGACGGCCCGGCACCCGTCCGGCTGGCGCTGGCCGCGGCCCGCCCGGGTCTCGGCCGCTCCTTCCGTACGGCGGTGCGCGCACTGGACACCCGCCTCGCGGCGCGCCCCGCCCCCTAG